The genomic segment ACAGCACATCGCCGTCGGGCGCCCGGCCTGGATATTTAAGGCTGGAGAACGCACAGGCGAGGATCGACCGGCCTTCCACCTGGGGCACCACAAAGCCGAACCCGTCGAGCGGATGCCGGATCTCCGTCCTCGGGTACACGAGCGTCACAATCGCCGACGAGTGATAGGGAATCGTCGACAACTCGCGTCCCAGATCGGGATCGAGGCCTCCCACAAGCCGGGCCGACCGGGACGCGGGAACCGCGAGGATCACACCGTCGGCCAGCAGTGTCGTGCCATCGGCCAGGTTGACCCGCCACGTTCGCGGCCCGCTCGACCGCCCGAGGGAGGTGACCCTCCGGCGCAGCTTGACCGAAGACGCCGGTAGACGCCCCGCCAGGCCGGAGACCAGCTCCTGCATCCCCCCCGCCGGCGCCGCGAACAGGCTCCACCGCGGGCCGCTGCCATCTTGGCCTCCGCGGCTTCCTGGCGACCGCCGCAGCGCCCGGATCACGCTCCCGTGCCGGCGTTCCATCTCCGCAAACCGGGGCATCGTGGCGCGCAAACTGACCCCGGCCGGATCCACCGTATAGATCCCGGTGACGAGCGGCTGGACCACCCGATCCAGCACCTCGTGTCCGAATCGCCGCGTCACGAACGCCCCCACGCTCTCGTCTTCCTCACCCCGGCGTTTCGGCAGAACGAGATCCATCGTCGCGCGCATCTTGCCGCGCCAGGAGAGCAGCGGGGACCGCCACAGCGGCCCAAGCCGGCTCGGCGCCAGGAGAACGAATCCGTCGGGCAACGGCACGAGCCGTCCGTGGTGGACCACGAAGGTTCGGCGGTGAGCCCCTTGGGTGGGGATCAAACGCTCCGTCAACCCCAGCCGGTCGCACAGCTCGAGAGCCCAGGGCTTCTCGGTCAGGAACGAATCCGGTCCCCCCTCGATGAGATACCCGTCGATCTGCTCGGTCGCAATCGTGCCGCCGAGCCGGTCGCTCGCCTCAACGAGGATGAGATCGATCGGCGCCCGCCTCGCCGCGCTCAACTCCAAGAGCCGGTGCGCCGCGGCCAGGCCGGCGATCCCGCCGCCCACGACCACGATCCGCAGGGCGTCGGCCCGGCCCTGCCCGGGGATCGGCGAGGATTTCACGCCACCGCCCTGGCCCGCACGAGGTCACCAAGCATCCGGATGAACGCCGGGTGATCCATCACCGTGCCCGCGCGATGAAACGCCACCCCGCTGCGACCCGCGGTCTCGCGAGCTTCCGTATCGAGATCGTAGAGGACTTCAATATGGTCGCAGACGAAGCCGATCGGGGCGACGACAACGGCTCGCTCACC from the bacterium genome contains:
- the hemG gene encoding protoporphyrinogen oxidase, whose translation is MKSSPIPGQGRADALRIVVVGGGIAGLAAAHRLLELSAARRAPIDLILVEASDRLGGTIATEQIDGYLIEGGPDSFLTEKPWALELCDRLGLTERLIPTQGAHRRTFVVHHGRLVPLPDGFVLLAPSRLGPLWRSPLLSWRGKMRATMDLVLPKRRGEEDESVGAFVTRRFGHEVLDRVVQPLVTGIYTVDPAGVSLRATMPRFAEMERRHGSVIRALRRSPGSRGGQDGSGPRWSLFAAPAGGMQELVSGLAGRLPASSVKLRRRVTSLGRSSGPRTWRVNLADGTTLLADGVILAVPASRSARLVGGLDPDLGRELSTIPYHSSAIVTLVYPRTEIRHPLDGFGFVVPQVEGRSILACAFSSLKYPGRAPDGDVLFRAFLGGERSQGVLDRDDADLAALVQQDLGPLLGISSAPTLVRVHRHSASMPEYQVGHPDRVAAIQVRVARHPGLAVAGNAFGGVGIPDCIRSGEEAAERVLGG